The proteins below are encoded in one region of Candidatus Saccharimonadales bacterium:
- a CDS encoding GlsB/YeaQ/YmgE family stress response membrane protein — protein MDGPVIIMTLIVGGLAGWLASLIMKTAAQQGLVMNVIVGIIGSFIGSIVFEALGFEVDANIIGRLIVATVGAVILLAIVRALRR, from the coding sequence ATGGATGGACCTGTAATTATCATGACCTTAATTGTCGGTGGTCTAGCCGGATGGCTAGCCTCACTGATCATGAAAACGGCCGCCCAACAGGGCTTAGTAATGAACGTTATCGTTGGTATTATCGGTAGTTTTATCGGCAGTATCGTCTTTGAGGCACTCGGTTTCGAGGTAGATGCTAATATTATCGGTAGGCTAATTGTCGCCACAGTCGGTGCGGTGATCCTCCTAGCTATCGTTCGCGCTCTCCGGCGCTAG
- a CDS encoding glutaredoxin family protein — protein MAKDVTIYTSNTCAYCHAAKEYFKQKDVTYTEINLDEQPEARQQLVELSGQMAVPVILITQEDGSREMTVGFDMPKLASALGV, from the coding sequence ATGGCTAAAGACGTAACTATCTATACGAGTAATACCTGTGCTTACTGTCACGCGGCGAAGGAGTACTTTAAGCAGAAAGATGTAACCTACACTGAAATAAATCTCGACGAGCAGCCGGAAGCCCGGCAACAGTTGGTGGAGCTGAGTGGACAGATGGCAGTACCGGTAATCTTGATCACCCAAGAAGACGGCAGTCGGGAGATGACTGTCGGATTCGATATGCCGAAACTAGCCTCCGCTCTAGGCGTCTAA
- a CDS encoding FAD-dependent oxidoreductase — MAQKNLIIYGAHWCPDSQRVKHWLGEHDVNYVWKNVDDSQAIVDEMLSKTDNTNLIPTLDIDGTILVNPSDDELAAALHEPEEAEINYHDVITIGAGPTALATAIYTTREDIDTVLLEKGVVGGLAATTDLIENYPGFDEGVEGLHLAQNLQKQAERFGALIELAEVSSIKDEGQYKKIITSNGTYGARAVLIATGSDYKRLNVPGETEFYGRGVHFCATCDGAFYRDKRLVVVGGGNSAAQEGMFLTKFASHIDMLVRGDHLKASEVLIKKIESSDKITVHFNTTTDEILGEEGKFVTGVRATDKQSGESRVIATDGVFVFVGLNPNTAFLADSGVKLDEHGFVETDRTLQTNISGIFCAGDVRAGATQQIASAVGEGATAALMIREYLEEIG, encoded by the coding sequence ATGGCTCAGAAAAACCTCATTATATATGGTGCTCACTGGTGTCCAGATAGCCAGCGGGTTAAGCACTGGCTGGGTGAACACGATGTAAATTATGTCTGGAAAAACGTTGACGATTCTCAAGCCATTGTCGATGAAATGTTAAGTAAGACCGATAACACTAACCTGATACCAACCCTTGATATCGACGGCACTATACTAGTTAACCCTAGTGATGATGAGCTAGCGGCGGCTCTGCACGAACCGGAGGAAGCCGAGATTAACTATCACGATGTAATTACCATCGGAGCTGGACCGACCGCTCTTGCCACTGCTATCTATACTACCCGTGAGGATATCGATACCGTTCTCCTGGAGAAAGGTGTGGTGGGTGGCTTAGCTGCCACTACCGATCTGATCGAGAACTATCCCGGTTTTGATGAGGGGGTCGAAGGTCTACATTTAGCCCAGAATCTGCAAAAGCAGGCCGAACGCTTCGGAGCGTTGATAGAATTAGCAGAAGTTAGCTCGATTAAAGACGAAGGACAGTATAAGAAGATCATCACTAGCAATGGAACCTATGGCGCGCGCGCAGTGTTGATAGCGACCGGCAGCGACTATAAGCGACTTAATGTGCCTGGTGAGACTGAGTTCTACGGTCGTGGAGTACACTTTTGCGCTACCTGCGACGGAGCCTTTTATCGCGATAAGCGTTTAGTAGTCGTGGGTGGCGGTAATTCGGCTGCTCAGGAAGGCATGTTCTTAACTAAGTTTGCCTCTCATATCGATATGCTGGTCCGTGGTGATCACCTCAAAGCTAGCGAGGTACTAATTAAGAAGATTGAGAGTTCGGATAAGATTACCGTCCACTTTAATACTACGACAGATGAGATCTTAGGTGAGGAAGGTAAATTTGTCACTGGAGTCCGTGCTACCGATAAGCAGAGTGGAGAGTCACGGGTTATTGCGACCGATGGTGTATTTGTTTTCGTCGGCCTTAATCCTAACACCGCCTTTTTAGCCGATAGCGGAGTTAAGCTTGACGAACATGGGTTCGTCGAGACCGATCGGACATTACAGACTAATATTTCCGGCATTTTCTGTGCTGGAGATGTCCGGGCTGGAGCTACACAACAGATTGCCAGTGCCGTCGGTGAAGGAGCTACCGCCGCTTTGATGATCCGCGAGTATCTGGAGGAAATCGGCTAG
- a CDS encoding inorganic diphosphatase codes for MSEVSYGNDAPDKINVVIEIRKGGVNKYELDKDSGRLFLDRVNGTASLGYPADYGYVPNTLCEDGDPLDALLIIDESVPQGVVVPSRAIGVLYMVDDGEADEKLICVASDDVTKSHVNSLEDLGANFQPMVEHFYRQYKAWKNDWQGTKVDFNGWGDAAAARTVISDSIKRAHG; via the coding sequence ATGTCCGAGGTAAGTTATGGCAATGATGCGCCCGATAAGATAAATGTTGTGATCGAGATCCGCAAAGGGGGCGTAAATAAATATGAGCTCGATAAAGATAGCGGGCGGCTGTTCCTCGATCGTGTTAACGGTACTGCCAGCCTCGGCTATCCGGCCGATTATGGCTACGTACCGAATACGCTGTGCGAAGATGGTGATCCGTTGGATGCACTACTGATTATCGATGAGTCGGTACCGCAAGGTGTGGTTGTCCCGTCTCGCGCCATAGGTGTGCTGTACATGGTTGATGACGGTGAGGCCGATGAGAAGTTAATCTGCGTCGCCTCAGATGACGTAACTAAAAGTCACGTTAATTCGCTCGAGGATCTCGGGGCTAATTTTCAGCCGATGGTTGAGCACTTTTACCGACAGTACAAGGCCTGGAAAAACGACTGGCAGGGTACTAAAGTCGATTTTAATGGGTGGGGCGATGCAGCGGCAGCCCGTACGGTAATCTCCGATTCTATTAAGCGTGCCCACGGCTAA
- the gap gene encoding type I glyceraldehyde-3-phosphate dehydrogenase, giving the protein MKTKIAINGFGRIGRNAFKIAREREDLEIVAINDLTDTATLAHLLRYDTNYGRYGRQVEVSDDGIVVDGQVVRILAERDPSKLPWGEMEIDIVIESTGRFTKTEDARQHVMAGAKRVVLSAPAKSAGAKTYVLGVNDAELAEAGEVVSNASCTTNCVAPVSAVMEESFGIDRAMLTTVHSYTASQMLQDGPAKDLREARAAAENIIPTTTGAAIAAAEALPSLAGKFTGLSIRVPTPVVSLIDVTYLLKRETTVEEINAAFITATQQPNWDGILGVTDEPLVTKDFVGDSRSAIVDLSLTDAVGGNLVKVVAWYDNEWGYCNRLVELVARLGNQT; this is encoded by the coding sequence ATGAAAACAAAAATTGCCATCAACGGATTTGGCCGTATCGGTCGTAACGCCTTTAAGATTGCCCGGGAACGAGAGGACTTAGAGATTGTAGCTATCAACGATCTGACCGATACCGCCACCTTGGCGCATCTACTTAGATACGATACTAACTACGGACGTTATGGCCGACAGGTTGAAGTGAGCGACGACGGCATTGTAGTCGATGGTCAAGTAGTACGCATTTTAGCCGAACGTGATCCCTCTAAACTTCCGTGGGGTGAAATGGAAATAGATATAGTAATTGAAAGCACAGGTCGCTTCACTAAGACTGAGGATGCTCGTCAGCACGTGATGGCCGGCGCTAAGCGAGTGGTGCTTTCTGCGCCAGCTAAAAGTGCAGGGGCTAAAACTTATGTCTTGGGAGTTAATGACGCCGAATTAGCTGAGGCCGGAGAAGTGGTTTCTAATGCTTCCTGTACAACTAACTGCGTAGCTCCCGTATCGGCCGTGATGGAGGAGAGTTTCGGTATCGACCGTGCTATGCTAACTACCGTTCACTCATACACTGCTTCTCAGATGCTACAGGACGGACCGGCTAAAGACTTACGTGAAGCGCGAGCGGCAGCAGAAAACATCATTCCCACTACGACCGGTGCAGCTATTGCGGCAGCAGAAGCGCTACCATCGCTGGCGGGCAAATTTACCGGTCTGAGCATTCGCGTACCGACCCCGGTCGTAAGTCTAATCGACGTTACCTACTTATTGAAGCGAGAAACTACGGTCGAAGAGATAAATGCGGCTTTCATTACTGCGACGCAACAGCCCAACTGGGACGGTATATTAGGGGTGACCGATGAACCGTTAGTGACGAAAGATTTTGTTGGTGACAGCCGCTCCGCTATCGTCGACCTCTCTCTCACCGATGCCGTGGGGGGTAACTTAGTGAAGGTAGTGGCTTGGTATGACAATGAGTGGGGTTACTGTAATCGACTGGTAGAGCTGGTAGCTCGCCTGGGTAATCAGACATGA